A region of Micromonospora sp. WMMD882 DNA encodes the following proteins:
- a CDS encoding helix-turn-helix domain-containing protein, with the protein MDELPIGRRVAYWRGRRKMSQQVFADRLGKSKSWVDKIERGVRRLDKFSVLYEIADILQLDVQLLLGKDPERRNDALNCIDQVEVDQIRAALERYDAVSAYFDQVPYPPLLSDMRKAVNHAWLTYQYGRYGMLTRGLPKLLRDAQAADAAYDGDDQRREAAHLLGQVYQIASSVLRKLGECELAWLAGDRAMAVSQRADDQLLAGIATTRVASALLAMGRARSALELNLRFANRLAPDGVDDVPPQRLSVYGMLLLQGAMAAARTGDAATVEELFRGAQEAAHRLGGDHNHYWTCFGPTNVLLHRAAAAVELGDGGRAVETHLAIDPVAFDALLPERRAHHMLDLARGFAQIGDVTSAGEMLLKGDRLAAPEIRCRPIAHEVMSDILRRTRGAPSSSVAELAEQMGVGI; encoded by the coding sequence ATGGACGAGTTACCGATCGGACGGCGGGTCGCCTACTGGCGGGGGCGTCGCAAGATGTCACAGCAGGTGTTCGCCGACCGGCTGGGCAAGTCCAAGAGCTGGGTCGACAAGATCGAACGCGGGGTGCGTCGCCTCGACAAGTTCTCCGTCCTCTACGAGATCGCCGACATCCTCCAGTTGGACGTGCAGCTCCTGCTCGGCAAGGACCCGGAGCGCCGCAACGACGCGTTGAACTGCATCGACCAGGTCGAGGTCGACCAGATCCGGGCCGCCCTGGAGCGGTACGACGCGGTCAGCGCGTACTTCGACCAGGTGCCGTACCCGCCGCTGCTCAGCGACATGCGCAAGGCGGTCAACCACGCCTGGCTCACCTACCAGTACGGCCGGTACGGGATGCTCACCCGGGGCCTGCCCAAGCTGCTGCGCGACGCCCAGGCGGCCGACGCCGCGTACGACGGCGACGACCAGCGCCGGGAGGCCGCCCACCTGCTCGGGCAGGTCTACCAGATCGCCTCGTCGGTGCTGCGCAAACTCGGCGAGTGCGAGCTGGCCTGGCTGGCCGGCGACCGGGCGATGGCGGTCAGCCAGCGCGCCGACGACCAACTCCTCGCCGGCATCGCCACCACCCGGGTCGCCAGCGCGCTGCTCGCCATGGGTCGGGCCCGCTCCGCGCTGGAGCTGAACCTCCGCTTCGCCAACCGGCTCGCCCCCGACGGCGTCGACGACGTGCCCCCGCAGCGCCTGTCGGTCTACGGGATGCTGCTGTTGCAGGGCGCGATGGCCGCCGCCCGCACCGGCGACGCCGCCACCGTGGAGGAGCTGTTCCGGGGCGCGCAGGAGGCCGCCCACCGCCTCGGCGGCGACCACAACCACTACTGGACGTGTTTCGGCCCGACCAACGTCCTGCTGCACCGGGCCGCCGCCGCCGTCGAGCTGGGCGACGGCGGGCGGGCCGTGGAGACCCACCTCGCCATCGACCCGGTCGCGTTCGACGCGCTGCTGCCCGAGCGGCGCGCCCACCACATGCTCGACCTGGCCCGGGGCTTCGCCCAGATCGGCGACGTGACCAGCGCCGGCGAGATGCTGCTCAAGGGCGACCGCCTCGCCGCCCCGGAGATCCGCTGCCGACCGATCGCCCACGAGGTGATGTCGGACATCCTGCGGCGCACCCGGGGCGCGCCGTCCTCGTCGGTGGCGGAGCTGGCCGAGCA